The Sphingomonas sp. LY54 genome includes a region encoding these proteins:
- the dprA gene encoding DNA-processing protein DprA has protein sequence MHARGASEDQVARLRLIRSDNIGPVTYFQLLARFGSPQAALDAVPDLAARGGGRAPRLASRPAVEQEMERVERLGARYLFLGQGLYPPLLAELEAAPPALIVRGHQILLDKPAVALVGARNASAAACRFARQLAQDLGGAGMVVVSGLARGIDTAAHDGALETGTVAVVAGGIDIFYPPENEGRQAAIAERGLLVAEQPPGVEPRARHFPYRNRIIAGLTHGTVVIEAAPKSGSLITARHATEYGREVMAVPGSPLDPRAQGCNQLIREGATLVQNADDVLEAIRPLRIRPFAQPGQDYAAPPLTPDVEQGERRAVLDLLSPTPVPVDEIVRQAGLSPASVQTILLELELAGRLERHAGGRVSLIAA, from the coding sequence ATGCACGCCCGCGGCGCCTCGGAAGATCAGGTCGCCCGCCTTCGCCTCATCCGCTCGGACAATATCGGCCCGGTCACCTATTTCCAGCTGCTCGCCCGTTTCGGCTCGCCCCAGGCGGCGCTCGACGCGGTGCCAGACCTCGCCGCGCGCGGCGGCGGGCGTGCGCCCCGGCTCGCCTCCCGTCCCGCGGTCGAGCAGGAGATGGAGCGGGTCGAACGGCTGGGCGCGCGCTACCTGTTCCTCGGCCAAGGCCTGTACCCGCCGCTGCTGGCCGAACTCGAAGCCGCGCCGCCGGCCCTGATCGTCCGCGGCCACCAGATTCTGCTCGACAAGCCGGCGGTCGCGCTGGTCGGTGCCCGCAACGCCTCGGCCGCGGCGTGCCGCTTCGCGCGGCAACTGGCCCAGGATCTGGGCGGCGCTGGGATGGTCGTGGTGTCGGGCCTCGCCCGCGGTATCGACACGGCCGCGCACGATGGCGCGCTCGAAACCGGCACCGTCGCGGTCGTCGCCGGCGGCATCGACATCTTCTATCCGCCCGAAAATGAGGGACGGCAGGCTGCGATCGCCGAGCGCGGCCTGCTGGTCGCCGAGCAGCCGCCCGGCGTCGAGCCGCGTGCCCGCCATTTCCCCTATCGCAACCGCATCATCGCCGGCCTCACCCACGGCACCGTCGTGATCGAAGCGGCGCCGAAATCGGGTTCGCTGATTACCGCTCGCCACGCCACCGAATATGGCCGCGAGGTGATGGCGGTGCCGGGCTCGCCGCTCGATCCGCGCGCTCAGGGCTGCAACCAGCTCATCCGCGAAGGCGCGACTCTCGTCCAGAATGCGGACGACGTGCTGGAGGCGATCCGGCCGCTGCGCATCCGTCCGTTCGCCCAGCCGGGCCAAGATTATGCCGCTCCCCCGCTCACGCCCGACGTCGAGCAGGGCGAGCGCCGGGCGGTGCTCGACCTGCTCAGCCCGACCCCGGTTCCGGTCGACGAGATCGTCCGCCAGGCCGGGCTGTCGCCGGCCAGCGTCCAGACCATCCTCCTCGAGCTGGAACTGGCGGGGCGGCTGGAACGTCATGCCGGCGGCAGGGTCAGCCTGATTGCCGCTTGA
- the plsY gene encoding glycerol-3-phosphate 1-O-acyltransferase PlsY, whose protein sequence is MLDLRQLGVAFVNAEILTAPLLSLAVGYLLGSIPFGVLLTRMAGAGDLRAIGSGNIGATNVLRTGRKGLAALTLLLDGLKGTAAILLVRAFYPGMEDIGAIGALIGHLYPVWLRFRGGKGVATLMGIMAALQWESALVYAVVWLGTLAITRYSSLAGMTAALLAPVAAAAFQRFDLALLYLGFGLLVFWKHRSNVERLLAGTEPRVGSSKEG, encoded by the coding sequence ATGTTAGATTTGCGCCAGTTGGGGGTCGCTTTCGTGAATGCTGAAATTTTGACCGCACCGCTGCTTTCGCTCGCGGTCGGCTACCTTCTGGGTTCGATCCCGTTCGGCGTGCTGCTGACCCGCATGGCAGGCGCGGGCGACCTGCGCGCAATCGGCTCCGGCAATATCGGCGCCACCAACGTGCTGCGCACCGGGCGCAAGGGCCTTGCGGCGCTGACCCTCCTCCTGGACGGCCTCAAGGGCACCGCGGCCATCCTCCTCGTCCGCGCTTTCTATCCGGGCATGGAGGATATTGGCGCGATCGGAGCCCTGATCGGCCATCTCTATCCGGTCTGGCTGCGTTTCCGCGGCGGCAAGGGCGTCGCCACCTTGATGGGGATCATGGCGGCGCTCCAGTGGGAATCGGCTTTGGTCTATGCCGTCGTCTGGCTCGGCACGCTCGCCATCACACGTTACTCCTCGCTGGCCGGAATGACGGCGGCTTTGCTCGCGCCGGTTGCGGCCGCTGCCTTCCAGCGTTTCGACCTCGCCTTGCTCTACCTCGGCTTCGGCCTGCTCGTCTTCTGGAAGCATCGCAGCAATGTCGAACGGCTGCTCGCCGGCACCGAGCCGCGCGTCGGGAGCAGCAAGGAAGGCTGA